Proteins found in one Geomonas subterranea genomic segment:
- a CDS encoding helix-turn-helix domain-containing protein, whose amino-acid sequence MSEYNIGSRLKKLRQARKLTLQAVANETGFSPALISQIENDNVSPPIATLSKIAKFFDIKLAQLFSEDEDDRKFEVVRAHERRIVPRVISKEGTKQGYFYESLSFYKQNKKMDAFMVTLTEKAPEANTYSHDGEEFIYVMKGNADFLLDDKKITLHEGDSLYFESSIGHRLLSHDGKEVKVLVVVTK is encoded by the coding sequence ATGTCAGAGTACAACATCGGGTCGAGACTGAAGAAACTGCGTCAGGCCCGGAAACTGACCCTGCAGGCGGTGGCCAACGAGACCGGTTTCTCCCCGGCCCTGATCTCGCAGATAGAGAACGACAACGTTTCCCCCCCGATAGCCACCCTCTCCAAGATCGCCAAGTTCTTCGACATCAAACTCGCCCAGCTGTTCAGCGAGGATGAGGACGATCGCAAGTTCGAGGTGGTGCGCGCGCACGAACGGCGTATCGTTCCCCGGGTCATCTCCAAGGAGGGGACCAAGCAGGGGTACTTCTACGAGTCCCTCTCCTTCTACAAGCAGAACAAGAAGATGGACGCTTTCATGGTCACCCTGACCGAAAAGGCGCCCGAGGCCAACACCTACAGCCATGACGGCGAGGAGTTCATCTACGTCATGAAAGGAAACGCGGATTTCCTCTTGGACGACAAGAAAATCACCCTGCACGAAGGGGATTCACTCTATTTCGAATCGAGCATCGGGCACCGGCTCCTGAGCCACGACGGCAAAGAGGTCAAGGTCCTGGTGGTCGTGACGAAGTAG
- a CDS encoding DUF1858 domain-containing protein → MISKDMTISEILRRYPQTLPVFERYGLDCYDCQIADFEQLEHGATVHKADLAALLEELNKCID, encoded by the coding sequence ATGATCAGCAAGGACATGACCATCAGCGAAATCCTCAGGCGTTACCCGCAAACCCTCCCGGTCTTCGAGCGCTACGGGCTCGACTGCTACGACTGCCAGATCGCCGACTTCGAACAACTTGAGCACGGCGCCACCGTGCACAAGGCCGACCTCGCGGCCCTCCTCGAGGAGTTGAACAAGTGCATCGACTGA
- the coaD gene encoding pantetheine-phosphate adenylyltransferase: MPLRVAVYPGSFDPVTYGHLDIIDRALKIFDGVIVAVARNSEKNALFTVQERIDMLSEILRDRPQAKVETFEGLLVDYVRRAGATVVIRGLRAVSDFEFEFQLAQMNRNITREVETLFMMTSVPYSYLSSSIVKEVSHLNGPVDKLVPPLVKSALDEKFRPGR; the protein is encoded by the coding sequence GTGCCCCTGAGAGTGGCTGTCTATCCCGGCTCCTTCGATCCCGTAACCTACGGCCATCTGGACATCATCGACCGTGCCCTGAAGATCTTTGACGGTGTGATCGTGGCGGTGGCCAGAAACTCGGAGAAGAACGCCCTTTTCACCGTCCAGGAACGGATCGACATGCTCTCCGAGATCCTCAGGGACCGTCCCCAGGCCAAGGTGGAAACCTTCGAGGGGCTTCTGGTCGACTACGTCCGTCGCGCCGGCGCCACCGTTGTAATCCGCGGCCTGAGGGCCGTTTCCGACTTCGAGTTCGAGTTCCAGCTGGCGCAGATGAACCGCAACATCACCCGCGAAGTGGAGACGCTGTTCATGATGACCTCGGTCCCCTACAGCTACCTCTCATCCTCCATCGTGAAAGAGGTAAGCCACCTGAACGGTCCGGTGGACAAACTGGTGCCGCCGCTGGTGAAGAGCGCCCTGGACGAGAAGTTCAGGCCGGGACGCTGA